The Bosea sp. AS-1 region GTCGTCTTGCGCGGAAGGTTGCGCGTCGCGATGGTCAGGACGGGTGCGCCGACGAAGACGCCGAGCGCATAGCCGGTCATCAGCAGGCCGGCGACCGGAATGGAGACACCGAGATCACCCGAGACCTGCAGCAGCAGGCCCATGATGACGAACTCGGTGACGCCGATGCCGAAGGCACCGACGGTCAAGGCATAGAGGGCAATGGGCATGAAAGCCTCCGGATGCGAAATCGATCCCGGAGATAGCGGCTGACGCGGCTGTGAATTAGTATGCCGGACGGATCATCATTTGTGAGATCAATTCACGATGCCCCGCTCCGAGATCAACCGCTCCGGCGAGATGGAAGTGTTCGCGCGCGTCGTTGCGCTCGGCGGCTTCTCGCCGGCTGCGCGTGCCCTCAGGATGACGCCCTCGGCGGTCAGCAAGCTGGTGGCGCGGCTGGAGGCGCGCCTCGGGGTACGCCTGATCGTCCGCTCGACGCGCAAGTTCATGCTGACCGAGGAAGGCACGACCTTCCATGCGCATACCCTGCGCGTGCTCGCCGACCTCGACGAGGCGGAACGGGCGGTCGCCGCGTGCCAGATTCCGCGCGGGCGGCTCAGGGTCAACACCAACGTGCCGTTCGGCCGGCACCACCTGCTGCCGCTGGTGCCACGCTTCACCCTTGCCCATCCCGGCGTGCAGCTTGACATCACCTTGAGCGACGCCGTGATCGATCTGATGGACGAGCGCGCGGACGTCGCGATCCGGGTCGGGCCGATGCGACCTTCCCAACTCATGGCGCGCAAGCTCGGGGAAAGCCGGATGGCGATCGTCGCCGCGCCGACCTATCTGGAGCGCCGCCCGGCACCGGAGCATCCGGACGATCTCGCCGGACATGACCTCGTGACCTTCAACTTCATCCGCCACAGCGACAGCTGGCCATTCCTGATCAATGGCCAGCGCCACGAGCTCCCGGCACATGGACGAGCCACGGTCGGAGACGGGGAGAGCGCGCGCGAACTCGCGCTTGCCGGGCAGGGGCTGGCACGGCTCGCCCTGTTCCATATCGGCCCCGACATCGCCGTGGGGCGGCTCGTACCCGTGCTGGAGCCCTTCAATCCGGGCGACGTCGAGGAGATCCACGCCGTCTATGTCGGGCATGGCGGCAAGCTGCCGGCGCGCGTGCGTGCCTTCATCGATTTTCTGATGGCGGAGGTCGATCTGCGTGGCGCGATGGCGGCACGCCGCGACGGGCCAGCCGCCGAACCGGCCCTCGCGGCGGCGTCATAAGCCGGGCGGGTCCTCGAGCAGCGCCAGTCGCCCGGCTGCGAGCTTGGCGAAGGCAATGGTCAGCATCTTGCGACGGGCCGGCGCGAGCGGGTGCTTCGGCGGCTCGCGCTGCAATTCCCCGCCATAGGCGTCGGCGACGATCAGGCCGACATCCTCGGGCAGGATCTCGCGCGGGAATTCCGGCGCCACGGCGAAGAGGAACCCGTCGCAATAGTTGCGGTAATCCGGCCATTTTCCGTCGACACGATAATCGGCGAGCCCCGACTTTACCTCGACCACCCAGAGCTCGCCCGCAGGCGACAGCGCGACGATGTCGCCCCGCCGGCCATTGGCGAAGGTCATTTCCTTGACGACGGCATAGCCGCGCTCGCGCAGATGCCGGCTCGCGCCACGGCAGACGGCACGGGTGATATCCGGCCGAGCAGGCGGTGGATTGAGGACGCTATCGGTAAGGGACATGCCTTATGTTCTCTCTTTGTTTCAGAGAAATCAACCCGCGATGGCTATCGGTAAGGCAGCGATCTGGCCGGGGCGATCGAGCGCGGCGAGGTGCGTCCATGCGCAACTGGAGAACCCGACGTTACGGCTAGTCTCCGGGGTGTGCCCCAGCCTATAAGGACTCAAAATACGATAATCGGAAACGTCTCCATGGATGCTCACGGCGCCAGCCTGGCCACGCCGGCCGATCTTTCCGCGACTGCCTTTGGCCGACTTGCTGGCGGACTCGAGCGTTTCCTCGGCTTCCTTGTCTCGTTCGTCGCCGCGGTCCTTGTTGTCTCGGAGATTGTGATTTTGGGGGCGGGGGTTGCGGCGCGGTATGTGTTTCATGCGCCTTTGGTGTGGTCGGACGAGCTGGCCTCGATCCTGTTCCTGTGGCTGTCGATGCTGGGAGCGGTGCTCGCCCTGCAGCGCGGCGAGCATATGCGCATGACCGGGCTGGTGACGCGGGTCTCGCCGCAGACGCGGGTCCTGCTCGAGGCGCTCGCGATCACCGCCGCCATCGCCTTCCTGGTGATGATCCTGCCGCATGCGCTGGAATACGCCGAGGAGGAGAACTTCATCGTCACCCCGGCGCTGGAGATCTCCAATGCCTGGCGCGCCGCGGCGCTGCCGGTCGGCATCGGCCTGATGCTCGTCGTCGCATTCCTGCGCCTGATCCGCTTCGGCGCCTGGAAGCCGGTGCTGGTCGCCGCCGCCCTGACCGCCGTGCTGATCGCCCTGTTCTGGCTCGCCGGGCCCCTGCTGAAGCCGCTCGGCAAGCTCAACCTGCTGGTCTTCTTCGTCGGCGTCGTCGCGCTCAACGTCTTTTCCGGCGTGCCGATCGCGTTTTCCTTCGCGCTCGCCACCTTCGGCTATCTCTCGCTCACCACCTCGACCCCGATGCTGGTCATGGTCGGGCGCCTCGACGAGGGCATGAGCCACCTGATCCTGCTCGCCGTGCCGCTGTTCATCTTCCTCGGCGCCCTGATCGAGATGACCGGCATGGCCAGGGCGATGATCCAGTTCCTCGCCTCGCTGCTCGGCCATGTCCGCGGCGGGCTCTCCTATGTGCTGATCGGCGCGATGTACCTGGTCTCCGGCATCTCCGGCTCCAAGGTCGCCGACATGGCCGCGATCGCCCCGGTGCTCTTCCCCGAGATGCGCGCGCGCGGCGCCAAGCCGGGCGATCTGGTGGCACTGCTCTCCGCCACCGGCGCCCAGACCGAGACGATCCCGCCCTCGATCGTGCTGATCACCATCGGCTCGGTCACCGGCGTCTCGATTGCGGCCCTGTTCACCGGCGGCATGCTGCCCGCCGTCGTGCTCGGCGTCGCGCTCTGCTTCGTCGTCTGGTGGCGCTATCGCGGCGAGGACCTCAGCCATGTCGCGCGCCAGCCCAGGCGCGTCATCGTCAGGCTCGCGCTGATCGCCGCACCGGCCATCGCACTCCCCTTCGTCATCCGCGCCGCGGTGGTGGAAGGCGTCGCCACCGCGACCGAGGTCTCCACCATCGGCATCGCCTATGCGGTGCTGGCCGGGCTCCTGCTCTACCGCCAGTTCGACTGGCGCCGGCTGCCCAGGATGCTGGTCGAGACCGCCTCGCTGACCGGCGCGATCATCTTCATCATCGGCGCCGCCACCGCCATGGCCTGGGGCCTGACCCAGTCCGGCTTCTCGCGCGACCTCGCCCAGGCGATGGCCTCGGTGCCCGGCGGCCATTGGGGCTTCCTCGGCATCTCCATCCTCGCCTTCGTCGTGCTGGGCAGCGTGCTCGAGGGCATCCCCGCCATGGTGCTGTTCGGCCCGCTCGTCTTCCCGATCGCCAAGGCCGTCGGCATCCACGAGGTCCACTATGCCATGGTCGTCATCTTCGCCATGGGCATCGGCCTCTTCGCCCCGCCCTTCGGCGTCGGCTATTACGGCGCCTGCGCCATCTCCAAGATCAACCCCGACGACGGCCTCAAATACATCTGGGGCTACATGCTCGCCCTCCTCATCGGCCTCCTCGTCGTCGCAGCCATCCCATGGTTCTCCATCGGATTCCTCCGGAATTGACGAACCCGTCGCCAGACTGAGCATCGAGCCGGCCTGCGCGAACAGCCATGGCCGGCGCCGACCCGCATCTGGCACCGCCAGCCTCGCCATGCTCTAAAACTGGAAGCGTTCGACTTTGCCTTGAGGCTTCCCGATGACTTTGCGCCTGAGCCGCTTCACGACACTCGTCCTGTGCATCCTGGCGGCTCTGATCCTGGTCCCCCTCGCCTTTCGCCATGGCTGGGTCTGGTTTCCGGCGATCCTCGCCGTCCTGCTTTCGCTCCTCGGCCTGTGGGATCTCAACCAGCCGGAGCATTCGATCCGCCGCAACTATCCGGTGATCGGGCATATCCGCTGGTTCGCCGAGCTCGTCCGGCCGGAGCTGCGCCAGTACCTGTTCGAGGCTGACGAGGAAGCGGCTCCGTTCTCGCGCTCGCAGCGCTCGCTGGTCTACCGTCGCGCCAAGGACCTCGCAGGCGACCACCCCTTCGGCACATTGCTCGACGTCTATCGCGACGGCTACGAGTTCATCGGCCATTCGACCCGGCCGGTGCCGGTCTCGGATCCGGCAAGCTTCCGCATCACCATCGGCAACGAGCAGTGCGCGCAGCCCTATTCCGCCTCGATCTTCAACATCTCAGCGATGAGCTTCGGCTCGCTCTCGGCCAACGCCATCCGGGCGCTCAACAAAGGCGCCCGCATGGGCAATTTCAGCCATGACACCGGTGAAGGCAGCATTAGCCCCTATCACCGGGAAGGCGGCGGCGACATCGTCTGGGAGGTCGCGAGCGGCTATTTCGGCTGCCGCGACGAGCAGGGCCGCTTCGACCCGGAACGCTTCGCCCGGCAGGCGAAGGAGCCACAGGTCAAGATGATCGAGATCAAGCTCAGCCAGGGCGCCAAACCCGGCCATGGCGGCATCCTGCCGGCGCCGAAGGTGACGCCGGAGATCGCGACGACGCGCGGCGTACCGGTTGGGCAGGACTGCATCTCTCCTCCGAGCCACAGCGCCTTCTCGACGCCTCTGGAAATGATGGGCTTCATCGCCCAGCTTCGCGAGCTCTCTGGCGGCAAGCCGGTCGGCTTCAAGCTCTGCCTCGGCCATCCCTGGGAGTTCATGGGCATCGTCAAGGCGATGCTGGAAAGCGGCGTGGTGCCCGACTTCATCGTCGTCGATGGTGCCGAGGGCGGCACGGGCGCGGCACCGGTCGAGTTCAGCGACCATATCGGCCTGCCGATGCGCGAAGGCCTGCTTTTCGTCCACAATGTCCTGACCGGCGCGGGCCTGCGCGACAAGGTCAAGATCGGCGCCGCCGGTCGCATCGTCAGCGCCTTCGACATCGCGAGCGTGCTCGCCATCGGCGCCGATTGGGCGAATGCGGCGCGTGGCTTCATGTTCGCGCTGGGCTGCGTGCAGTCGCTGTCCTGCAACACAAACCGCTGCCCCACCGGTGTCGCCACGCAGGACGCGGTGCGCCAACGCGCGCTGGTGGTGCCGGACAAGGCGCAGCGCGTCCACCGCTTCCACGCCAATACGGTGCATGCCCTTGCCGACATGCTGGCTGCGGCTGGCTTGAGCCACCCTTCCGACCTCGGTCCGCACCACCTCGTGCGCCGTGTCAGCACGACCGAGATCCGCCTGTTCTCGGATCTTCACGTTTTCCTCGAGCCAAGCGAATTGGCGGAAGGCCGTTGCCAGCACAGCTTCTACCGCCGCAACTGGGACCTCGCGCGCACCGACAGCTTCGACCGCGCAGCCTAGCCCGCACGGCCGCTTCTAGAGCGACGAGACCAGATGGCCGCCATCGACCTCGATGGTCGAGCCGGTGATGTAGCTGCCGGCCTCCGACGCAAGCAGAAGCAGAGCCCCGTCGAGTTCCTCGGGCCGACCCAGCCGCCGCTGCGGGATGCGGCGGATCAGCTGCTGGCCAGGCTCGCTCGCGAAGAAATCGCGGTTGATGTCGGTCTCGATATAGCCCGGGCAGAGCGCGTTGACGCGAATGCCGTCGCGAGCCCATTCCAGCGCCAGCGCCTTGGTCAGCTGGATCACGCCCGCCTTTGAGGCGGCATAGGCGCTGACCCCACCGGCGACGCGATGGCCAAGGATCGAGGCGATGTTGACGATCGCGCCGCCTCGGCCCGAAGCGCGCATGCCCTGCGCCGCCGCCTGCGCCACCAGAAAAACGCCCTTGAGGTTGGTATCGAGGACCCGATCCCATTCATCCTCGGAGAGATCCGCGGCACGCGCAGCGCCGCTGATCCCGGCATTGTTGATCAGGATATCGAAGGCGTGGCCTTCCAGCGCGGTCCTGACCGAGCGCGCATCGGCGACGTCGAGAGCAAGACCCTGAACGTTGCCGCCGGCGTCGCTGATCTCCGCGCAGGCGCTGTCGAGCGCCGCCTTGCGCCGGGCGGCCAGGGTCACGGTAACGCCGTAGCGCGCCAGCACCCGTGCGAAATGAAGGCCGAGGCCGCCGGAGGCGCCGGTCACCAGCGCGGTCTTGCCGGACAGATCACCGAAGAGAAGCACCGGTTCGCTTTCGCTCATCAGCGGACATTCGGCCAGCAGGCGGTCGGGATCAAGGGTCGCGTCGAAACGGCAAGGCACCATCATGCTGGCCGCTCAAAATAACCCGGGTAAAAACTTGAATTATTTTTATCCGGATTATAATTGCATCTTCAGACTCGACCCGATCAGTTGGACATCATGCGAACCGAAGAGCGGAGAGCGGCCGTCGCCGCCTACAAGGAACGGAAGACCGTGGCAGGCATCTATCTGCTGCACTGCGAGCCGAGCGGCCAAAGCTGGATCGGCCGCGCGACCGATCTCGCCAGCATCGAGAATCGGCTGCGCTTCACCCTGCGCCATCGCAGCCACACGCATCGCGGGCTGCAAGCGGCCTGGGACGCGCATGGGGCGGAGGCGTTCCGGCTGGAGGAGCTGGAGCGGCTGGAAGAGGAAAGCCTTGCCTATATCCGCGACCGCGTCCTCAAGGAACGGCTCGGCCACTGGCAAGAGAAGCTCGGCGTCGAGGCGATCTGAACTCAGGCCGGAGAGCCCGCAGCTCCTCAATCGTCCATCTTGAGGGCGGCGATAAAGGCTTCCTGCGGGATTTCGACCTTGCCGAACTGCCGCATCTTCTTCTTGCCTTCCTTCTGCTTCTCCAGAAGCTTGCGCTTGCGGGTGGCGTCGCCGCCATAGCACTTGGCGGTCACGTCCTTGCGCAGCGCGCGGATGGTCTCGCGGGCGATGATCTTGCCGCCGATCGCGGCCTGGACCGGGATCTGGAACATATGCGGCGGGATCAGCTCCTTGAGCTTCTCGCACATGGCGCGGCCGCGCGCTTCCGCCCGGGTACGGTGGACCAGCATCGAGAGCGCGTCGACCGGCTCGGCATTGACCAGGATCGACATGCGCACGAGGTCGCCCTCACGATAGTCGGTGATCTGGTAGTCGAAGGAGGCGTAGCCCTTCGAGATCGACTTCAGCCGGTCGTAGAAGTCGAACACGACCTCGTTGAGCGGCAGGTCATAGACCACCTTGGCACGCGAGCCGACATAGCCCAAGTCGATCTGCAGGCCGCGACGGTCCTGGCAGAGCTTCAGCACCGAGCCGAGATATTCGTCCGGTGTGAAGATCGTAGCGCGAATCCAGGGCTCCTCGATCGCCTCGATCTTCATCACATCCGGCATGTCGGCCGGGTTGTGCAGTTCGAGCGTGTTCCCGTCCCGCAGGCGCAGGCGATAGACGACCGAAGGCGCCGTCGAGATCAGGTTGAGGTTGAACTCGCGCTCGAGCCGCTCCTGGATGATCTCCAGATGCAGCAGCCCGAGGAAGCCGCAGCGGAAGCCGAAGCCGAGCGCGGCCGAGGTCTCCATTTCATAGGAGAACGAGGCATCGTTCAGGCGCAGCTTCGCCATGGCGCCGCGCAGATCCTCGAAATCGGCGGCGTCGACCGGGAAGATGCCGCAGAACACCACCGGCTGGACCGGCTTGAAGCCCGGCAGCGGCTCGGCGACGGGCTTCTTCTCGTCGGTGATGGTGTCGCCGACGGCGGTGTCGGCCACCTCCTTGATCGAGGCGGTGAAGAAGCCGACCTCGCCGGGGCCGAGTTCCTTCACTTCCTGCATCTTGGGCTTGAACACACCGACGCGGTCGACGCCATAGGAGGCGTTGGCGCGCATCATGCGGATGGTCATGTTCTTCTTGAGCACGCCGTCGATGATGCGCACGAGCACGACGACGCCGAGATAGGTATCGTACCAGCTATCGACCAGCATCGCCTTGAGCGGCGCCTCCGGATCGCCCTTCGGCGGCGGCAATTTTTCGAC contains the following coding sequences:
- a CDS encoding SDR family NAD(P)-dependent oxidoreductase → MSESEPVLLFGDLSGKTALVTGASGGLGLHFARVLARYGVTVTLAARRKAALDSACAEISDAGGNVQGLALDVADARSVRTALEGHAFDILINNAGISGAARAADLSEDEWDRVLDTNLKGVFLVAQAAAQGMRASGRGGAIVNIASILGHRVAGGVSAYAASKAGVIQLTKALALEWARDGIRVNALCPGYIETDINRDFFASEPGQQLIRRIPQRRLGRPEELDGALLLLASEAGSYITGSTIEVDGGHLVSSL
- a CDS encoding FMN-binding glutamate synthase family protein; this translates as MTLRLSRFTTLVLCILAALILVPLAFRHGWVWFPAILAVLLSLLGLWDLNQPEHSIRRNYPVIGHIRWFAELVRPELRQYLFEADEEAAPFSRSQRSLVYRRAKDLAGDHPFGTLLDVYRDGYEFIGHSTRPVPVSDPASFRITIGNEQCAQPYSASIFNISAMSFGSLSANAIRALNKGARMGNFSHDTGEGSISPYHREGGGDIVWEVASGYFGCRDEQGRFDPERFARQAKEPQVKMIEIKLSQGAKPGHGGILPAPKVTPEIATTRGVPVGQDCISPPSHSAFSTPLEMMGFIAQLRELSGGKPVGFKLCLGHPWEFMGIVKAMLESGVVPDFIVVDGAEGGTGAAPVEFSDHIGLPMREGLLFVHNVLTGAGLRDKVKIGAAGRIVSAFDIASVLAIGADWANAARGFMFALGCVQSLSCNTNRCPTGVATQDAVRQRALVVPDKAQRVHRFHANTVHALADMLAAAGLSHPSDLGPHHLVRRVSTTEIRLFSDLHVFLEPSELAEGRCQHSFYRRNWDLARTDSFDRAA
- a CDS encoding TRAP transporter large permease subunit, with amino-acid sequence MDAHGASLATPADLSATAFGRLAGGLERFLGFLVSFVAAVLVVSEIVILGAGVAARYVFHAPLVWSDELASILFLWLSMLGAVLALQRGEHMRMTGLVTRVSPQTRVLLEALAITAAIAFLVMILPHALEYAEEENFIVTPALEISNAWRAAALPVGIGLMLVVAFLRLIRFGAWKPVLVAAALTAVLIALFWLAGPLLKPLGKLNLLVFFVGVVALNVFSGVPIAFSFALATFGYLSLTTSTPMLVMVGRLDEGMSHLILLAVPLFIFLGALIEMTGMARAMIQFLASLLGHVRGGLSYVLIGAMYLVSGISGSKVADMAAIAPVLFPEMRARGAKPGDLVALLSATGAQTETIPPSIVLITIGSVTGVSIAALFTGGMLPAVVLGVALCFVVWWRYRGEDLSHVARQPRRVIVRLALIAAPAIALPFVIRAAVVEGVATATEVSTIGIAYAVLAGLLLYRQFDWRRLPRMLVETASLTGAIIFIIGAATAMAWGLTQSGFSRDLAQAMASVPGGHWGFLGISILAFVVLGSVLEGIPAMVLFGPLVFPIAKAVGIHEVHYAMVVIFAMGIGLFAPPFGVGYYGACAISKINPDDGLKYIWGYMLALLIGLLVVAAIPWFSIGFLRN
- a CDS encoding GIY-YIG nuclease family protein; translation: MRTEERRAAVAAYKERKTVAGIYLLHCEPSGQSWIGRATDLASIENRLRFTLRHRSHTHRGLQAAWDAHGAEAFRLEELERLEEESLAYIRDRVLKERLGHWQEKLGVEAI
- the lepA gene encoding translation elongation factor 4, whose product is MSTRTIANIRNFSIVAHIDHGKSTLADRLIQQTGTVAARDMSEQILDSMDIEKERGITIKAQTVRLDYLAKDGKTYILNLMDTPGHVDFAYEVSRSLAACEGSLLVVDASQGVEAQTLANVYQALDANHEIVTVLNKIDLPAAEPERIKEQIEDVIGLDASDAVPISAKTGLNIEGVLEAIVEKLPPPKGDPEAPLKAMLVDSWYDTYLGVVVLVRIIDGVLKKNMTIRMMRANASYGVDRVGVFKPKMQEVKELGPGEVGFFTASIKEVADTAVGDTITDEKKPVAEPLPGFKPVQPVVFCGIFPVDAADFEDLRGAMAKLRLNDASFSYEMETSAALGFGFRCGFLGLLHLEIIQERLEREFNLNLISTAPSVVYRLRLRDGNTLELHNPADMPDVMKIEAIEEPWIRATIFTPDEYLGSVLKLCQDRRGLQIDLGYVGSRAKVVYDLPLNEVVFDFYDRLKSISKGYASFDYQITDYREGDLVRMSILVNAEPVDALSMLVHRTRAEARGRAMCEKLKELIPPHMFQIPVQAAIGGKIIARETIRALRKDVTAKCYGGDATRKRKLLEKQKEGKKKMRQFGKVEIPQEAFIAALKMDD
- a CDS encoding LysR family transcriptional regulator, whose translation is MPRSEINRSGEMEVFARVVALGGFSPAARALRMTPSAVSKLVARLEARLGVRLIVRSTRKFMLTEEGTTFHAHTLRVLADLDEAERAVAACQIPRGRLRVNTNVPFGRHHLLPLVPRFTLAHPGVQLDITLSDAVIDLMDERADVAIRVGPMRPSQLMARKLGESRMAIVAAPTYLERRPAPEHPDDLAGHDLVTFNFIRHSDSWPFLINGQRHELPAHGRATVGDGESARELALAGQGLARLALFHIGPDIAVGRLVPVLEPFNPGDVEEIHAVYVGHGGKLPARVRAFIDFLMAEVDLRGAMAARRDGPAAEPALAAAS
- a CDS encoding MmcB family DNA repair protein, which codes for MSLTDSVLNPPPARPDITRAVCRGASRHLRERGYAVVKEMTFANGRRGDIVALSPAGELWVVEVKSGLADYRVDGKWPDYRNYCDGFLFAVAPEFPREILPEDVGLIVADAYGGELQREPPKHPLAPARRKMLTIAFAKLAAGRLALLEDPPGL